Proteins co-encoded in one Waddliaceae bacterium genomic window:
- a CDS encoding PAS domain-containing protein — translation MTDKEKEQRNEWDETFDAIADLVFIQDKDFTITKANKALCDALKVKKEDIVGKKCYEVLHNRGEPWGNCPFKQTKEDGKAHIEEVDDPNIGIPLSVTTSPIFDEKGEVAGSIHIARNISEAKDAEKEIKKKVQDLESFQKVAVGREQDMIKMKKYIKELEEKLGEEK, via the coding sequence ATGACAGACAAAGAAAAAGAACAGAGAAACGAGTGGGACGAAACCTTCGACGCTATCGCCGACCTAGTATTTATACAGGACAAAGATTTCACCATAACAAAAGCAAATAAAGCCCTATGCGATGCTCTTAAGGTTAAAAAAGAAGATATCGTCGGAAAAAAATGCTACGAAGTCCTCCACAACAGGGGCGAACCTTGGGGAAATTGCCCGTTTAAACAGACGAAAGAGGACGGAAAGGCTCATATCGAAGAGGTCGACGATCCAAATATTGGCATACCGCTCTCTGTTACAACGTCACCAATCTTTGACGAAAAAGGCGAGGTCGCCGGCTCAATACATATAGCACGAAACATCTCAGAGGCAAAAGATGCCGAAAAAGAAATAAAAAAGAAAGTCCAAGACTTGGAGAGCTTCCAAAAAGTCGCCGTTGGTAGAGAACAAGATATGATTAAGATGAAGAAATATATCAAAGAGCTAGAAGAGAAATTAGGAGAGGAAAAGTGA
- a CDS encoding HAMP domain-containing histidine kinase, translating to MTENIEDLKKKLAENEWDLQKTNEEMKILYKEVEKKNEALKRFDELKSQFVANVSHEFRNPLFVIRESIATILEDFSEKISEEGKAFLKSGKRSAERLIRMVNDLLDIAKIESGKMKLNKENIDVKALIEETMVLYKKECAKKNIDIDADLDIKGCTANVDKDKFEEIIINLLSNAVKFTPKGGEIHVSLECREEDVCIKVSDTGIEIPDDKRKKIFDKFERITEGRQEGTGLGLPITRDIVELHGGKVWVESPEGKGNTFIVIIPRNGDSN from the coding sequence ATGACAGAAAATATAGAAGATCTTAAAAAAAAACTCGCCGAGAATGAATGGGATTTACAGAAAACTAACGAAGAAATGAAAATCCTATACAAGGAAGTCGAGAAAAAAAACGAAGCACTTAAAAGATTCGACGAGCTGAAATCACAGTTCGTAGCAAATGTCTCACACGAATTCAGAAACCCTCTATTCGTTATAAGGGAGTCCATAGCGACAATATTAGAAGATTTCAGCGAGAAAATCTCCGAAGAAGGAAAAGCATTTCTGAAGTCGGGGAAACGTTCTGCAGAACGACTTATAAGGATGGTTAACGACCTGCTCGATATCGCAAAAATAGAGTCTGGGAAGATGAAGCTTAATAAAGAAAATATTGATGTCAAGGCGCTTATAGAAGAGACCATGGTCCTCTATAAAAAAGAGTGCGCCAAGAAAAACATCGACATAGACGCCGATCTAGATATAAAAGGATGCACCGCCAATGTCGATAAAGACAAATTCGAAGAAATCATAATAAATCTACTTAGCAACGCCGTAAAATTCACGCCAAAAGGTGGAGAAATTCACGTCTCATTAGAATGTCGAGAAGAAGATGTTTGTATAAAAGTTTCTGATACAGGGATAGAGATCCCCGATGATAAGAGGAAGAAAATATTCGATAAGTTCGAACGTATAACAGAAGGGAGGCAAGAAGGTACTGGGCTTGGACTGCCAATAACACGCGATATCGTAGAACTCCACGGCGGAAAAGTGTGGGTTGAAAGTCCAGAAGGAAAAGGAAATACCTTCATAGTAATAATCCCTCGGAATGGCGACAGTAATTAA
- the cheB gene encoding chemotaxis-specific protein-glutamate methyltransferase CheB: MDKKIKVLVVDDSALVRGMLTEILNTSGDIEVVDTAKNGEEGVKKALSLKPDVITMDITMPIMGGFEAIERIMQEFPIPIIAVSGMEAKTIMKALDVGAMDFISVKQDVEDLGKELVEKIKVASKVKPLKRMKKYAINKGPQKKKSSATKVVVIGISTGGPQTLEFFLSKFPEDFPIGFVVAQHMTEGFIKGFAEWLGTKTALNVKVAEEGDIVAQGTILIAPDDSDMEIGEGGIITCVKGERDYGMSLIDTMMKSAAKEYGENTVGVIMTGMGRDGVEGMQEIKAAGGITIAQDEQSSAIFGMNAEAIKTGCIDVVVSLENIYQEIIKATQGKKRQKKKVLIIEDSPTVLEMMAAAFEGEGYDVTMAETGEEGLEKLKDHDLMIVDTILPGIDGFEVCRNVKKEKGLAKPKVLVVTGNIDAFDAKKARDAGADDYVVKTSDFEHLIEVAEKLL, encoded by the coding sequence ATGGATAAAAAGATAAAAGTTCTAGTGGTAGACGACTCTGCATTAGTGCGTGGGATGCTTACAGAGATCCTTAACACTTCAGGAGATATTGAAGTTGTCGATACAGCGAAAAATGGCGAAGAAGGCGTTAAAAAAGCCCTGTCGCTTAAACCCGATGTCATCACTATGGATATCACCATGCCAATAATGGGAGGCTTCGAAGCAATAGAACGGATAATGCAAGAATTTCCAATACCAATAATAGCAGTAAGCGGTATGGAAGCAAAAACTATTATGAAGGCACTAGACGTAGGGGCAATGGACTTCATCTCAGTAAAACAAGATGTCGAAGACCTCGGAAAGGAACTCGTCGAGAAGATAAAAGTCGCTTCGAAGGTCAAGCCCTTAAAAAGGATGAAGAAATACGCTATAAATAAAGGACCACAGAAAAAGAAAAGTAGCGCAACAAAAGTTGTCGTTATTGGAATATCAACAGGAGGCCCACAGACGCTAGAATTCTTTCTGTCAAAATTCCCCGAAGATTTCCCCATAGGGTTCGTCGTAGCACAGCATATGACCGAAGGCTTTATAAAAGGCTTCGCAGAATGGCTAGGCACCAAAACAGCACTTAACGTAAAAGTCGCTGAAGAAGGTGACATCGTAGCACAAGGTACGATATTAATCGCTCCCGATGATAGCGATATGGAGATAGGAGAAGGCGGAATAATAACCTGTGTAAAAGGAGAACGAGACTACGGCATGTCTTTGATAGACACCATGATGAAATCTGCAGCAAAAGAGTATGGCGAAAATACCGTAGGCGTAATAATGACAGGGATGGGACGCGACGGCGTAGAAGGCATGCAAGAAATAAAAGCCGCTGGAGGGATTACTATAGCACAAGATGAACAGTCTTCGGCAATATTCGGGATGAACGCAGAGGCAATAAAGACAGGGTGTATAGACGTCGTCGTTAGCCTAGAAAATATCTACCAAGAGATAATAAAGGCGACGCAAGGAAAAAAACGGCAGAAAAAGAAAGTTCTTATCATAGAAGATAGCCCCACCGTACTAGAAATGATGGCAGCAGCATTCGAAGGCGAAGGCTATGATGTCACTATGGCAGAGACAGGAGAAGAAGGCCTTGAAAAGCTCAAAGATCATGATCTTATGATTGTCGACACAATCTTGCCAGGAATCGATGGCTTCGAGGTATGTAGAAATGTTAAGAAAGAAAAAGGCCTCGCTAAACCAAAAGTCTTGGTGGTTACAGGGAATATCGATGCATTCGATGCAAAAAAAGCTCGAGATGCTGGCGCCGACGACTACGTCGTTAAAACGTCAGACTTCGAACACCTCATTGAAGTAGCTGAGAAGCTGCTATAA